The sequence GGAGGATATTGCTCTGTGGAGAAAAAACTTTTATTTTTTGCAGCCTTCGTGATTTTTCTATTTTTGCTTCTGACGCAGCGTCATGATGGCCGCGCCTTTGGCGCGGGAAATGACACCAAGGAGTCCTGTGTAACCGCAAAATGTCACGCCACCATGGGGAAGGATAAGTTCGTCCATGGACCCGTAGCAGGGGGTGAATGTGATTCCTGTCATAAGAAGACAGGCAAGCATGCGTTTGCACCGATAACCAATGTCGGCAAGCTCTGTTACGAGTGCCACGAACAAATGACAGGACAAAAGGTCGTCCATTCTCCAGTAAAGGAAGGGAAGTGCACCAAGTGCCATGATCCGCATCAATCCCCGAACAAATTCCAACTTCGCGCCGCTGGAGGCGACCTCTGCTTTCGTTGCCATGACAAAGCCATGGCAGGCGGCAAATTTGTCCACGGCCCGGTTGCCGCGGGAAGCTGCGGCACCTGCCACGCCCCCCACCAGAGTGATAATCCAAAGCTTCTTATGGCGAAAGGGAACGATGTCTGCTTCACCTGCCACACGGACAAAGCCGATGCCGCCAAGAGCGCAAAGTTTACTCACGCCCCGGTGCAGGAGGCTTGTATAAACTGCCATAGTCCCCACAGCGGGAACTTCCAGTACAACTTGAAGGCGGATGGAAATCGCGATCTCTGTTACACCTGTCACGCGGACAAGCAGCAGGACATCAAGGAGGCGACCACGCCTCATAAAGCGCTCGATCAGGAACGAAAGTGCCTCACCTGCCATGACCCGCACTTTTCAAACTACGTTAAGCAGCTGATAAAACAACCGGTGGATCTCTGCTTAAGCTGCCATGATCGGGAGTATAGCGGTCAGAACGGCACGATCGCGAACATAAAGGCGACTCTGGCGAACAATTCCGACCACCACGGACCCATTAAACAGGGCGATTGCTCGGGCTGTCATAACCCCCATGGATCCAGGAACTTCAGGATACTGCGCGAGAATTTCCCGGAACTCTTCTACGCGGGCTATAACCCGGATAATTATAAGCTTTGTTTCATGTGTCATGAAAAGTCCATTGCCAAAGATGAAACAACCAAAACACTGACGAATTTCAGAAACGGCGACAGGAACCTGCATTTTGTCCATGTCAATAAATTTGTGAAAGGACGTACGTGCCGGGCGTGCCACGACGCGCATGCTACGAACAACCCCAAACATATTCGCGACAAGGTGCCCTTTGCAAAATGGCAGCTCCCGATAGGATTTACGAAAACGAAAACCGGCGGAACCTGTCTGCCGGGTTGCCATCAGCGGTTCAGCTATGACAGGGACAAGGCGGTCGTGAATAAGCCGGCGGCGGTTGCGCGCTGATACAAATGAAAGGTTACTACTCAGGTTCAAAGTTCATGGTTCACGGTTGGAAAGCGATGAAGATTGATGCGTTCGTATTCGTTGATTTTAATGTGAACAGGAGAGCGGATGTCACTCATTGACCGGAAATCGTCATTCTCTTTCAGTATACTCGCATTGCTGGCCTCGCTGCTGCTTGTGTACTCTTCTGCGCGGGGAGATGACAGCGTGAAAGCGATGAAGGAAGCAGTGGCGACACAACCTGCCACGACCATTGAACATGCCGGCAACCTCGATGGGGAGATCGCGGCAGCCAGGATGAGAGTCAAGGAGGACCCGTCCAATGCGTCAGTCCACGTCGGGCTGGCCGTTCTCCTGGTCAAGAAAGGTGCACTCGACGAAGCCATGTTTTCGTTTGACGAGGCACTGAAGCTCAATCCACACGCGCATGAAGCAAAAACCGGACGAGGGATCGTCCTGGCGCGGCGAGGAAACCTTCAGGAAGCCGAAGCAGTGCTGAAGGATGCTCTGATTCTGAATCCGAACCCGGTAAGGACCCACTATGAACTCGGCCTGGTCTATGAGAAGCTCGGCGACCTGGAAAAGGCGGTAGCGGAGTTCAAAGAGGGGATCAGGAAGCACGAGCAGGGACGATGAGCAATCAGGGGAGATCGGTTGCCGCCATGGTTTCGCGGATGAATCGCATAGTGTTGTTCACCGTCCTCATGTTCTACGGGGTACTCTCGTTTGCCCCTGCCGCGGCCACGCTGCAGACTCTGCAAACAGGAATGGAGGCGCCTGATTTTTCCCTCAAAACCATCGCCGATGAAACAAAAACATTTGAAGCGGTCAAAGGCGAGAAACTCACCGTGCTCGTTTTCTGGTCAACGTGGAGCACAAAATCTGAAAAAATCCTGAAGCGGATGCAACAGCTCCATGAGAGATACAAGGGGCAGGGGCTTTCGATCATTGCGGTGAACGTCGACGATCAACAGCTTTCCACCGAGACGCTGGCGGAGATCCGGACCGTTTCGGAAAAGCTGAAAATCAGTTTCCCCATGCTGGTAGACCACGGCCTCGTCGCGTTCCATGATTACGGAGTGATCGCCCTCCCCTCAACAGTGATCATGGACAAGGACCGGATGATCAAAGACGAGCTTTCGGGATATCCCCTTGTCGGGTCCGAAGCCATGGTGGATTTTATCATCTCGACCATCGAAGGGAAGAAAATAGCGGTCGTCGAGGGGAAGGTGCGTTACCAGCCGAACAAGAATGCCCTTCGTTTCTACAATATGGGAAAGACCACCCTGAGATCGAAGCGCATGGCCGAGACTGCCGAGATGTGGTTCAAAAAGGCCATCGAGGCGGACACCGCGTTTGTGCTCCCCCATCTGAGTCTCGGCAAGATGTACCTCCAGCGGGGAGACACGGCACTGGCTCGGGCCGAGTACAAAGAGGCGCTTGCCAGGGCGCCGGAACATCCCATCGCTCTTTGTGAATTGGGCTTGATCCTGATCAATGAGGGCAAGGCGAAGGAAGGCGCGGCACTGTTCGATGCTGCCCGGAAGGTGGAAGAGTCCTACACCCCCTGTTACTACTATGCCGGATACGCCCACGGAAAAGAGGGCAGGATGGAAGATGCCCTGAAGCTGTTCAATGAAGCGAAAAAATTAAATCCGTTCGATTATAATATCTTTGTTTATCAGGGAAAGGTTTTTCAGGCGCAGAAGGACCGGGAAAAGGCCTTTGACGCCTATAAAAAAGCGTTGGAAATTATTTTACACCTCGACTAAGCGCTTTGCTCGGCCCTCTCAAACCCATCACCCCTGCCCACTGAAGAGAATGGCATGAAATACTTTTTACTCATATCGGCTGTTTGCGCCGCACTGTTTTCCTCCTCCCCCGGGTGGGCGGCTTCTCCCGGGAAGGCTGCCGTCGATGGTCTCGTTATTACGCAGCCGCCTGAGAGGTCAATTGTGCAGAGCGGGCTGCTCATCGTTGCCCTGAAAGGCCCGCCGGGTCTTGTTGACGAAATACAAATCTCGGTCAACAGCACGAAACAGGTCCTTGCCCCAAAAAAGTTTAAGCAGGAAATTGTCTGTTACGACGGGATCCGTCTCTCGTACGGGCTGAACACGGTGAAGATTTCGGGCTTTAAAAACAATAAAATAATCGAAGAAATAACGAGGCAGGTTTTTTATCAGGACGATCTTTCAACGGGCTCCATCAGCATCCCCGCCGGATTCAAGCCATATCGATTCCATATCGATGAGAATGAAAAGCAATGTTCCTCCTGTCATGGATTGGATTTCCGCAAGGCCGAGGACCCGCAGAACCCCCTTCAGTCTCCCTGCTACCGGTGCCATAAAAAAATGTTGAGCGAATACAGCTTCACCCACGGCCCGTCGGCCGTGTGGTCATGCCTCATGTGCCACGACGGAAAAGCAAAAAAACCGAAATTGACTGTCGCTGCGCCCGTTGCACCGATCTGCGGGGGCTGTCATGAAATCAGCTGGGACAAAATGAAGTACCAGCATGCTCCCACAGCAGCCGGCGCTTGTACGACGTGCCATAACCCTCACGCGGAAAACAGACAGTATTTTCTGAGAGAGGAAACCGGGGACCTGTGCGCATCGTGCCATGAGGAAATACTGCATAAACCTCATGTCATCGAAGGTTTTTCAGGAAATGCCGGGCATCCCCTAAAGCGAAGTCCCAATCCGTTCGACCGCACCAAAGATTTTAACTGCGCGTCCTGCCATAACCCGCATGCCAGCAAGTCCCCGGTATTTGTCGAAGCCTTTGACGAAACGAAGTCCATAAAAAAATTCTGCACGACCTGTCATAAATTTTAGCGGTCGTCTATCAGGGCGATAGGATATTTGTAACTACCCAGGTTGATAGGCTGATTGAAGGACGAAGGGTTTTAGAGGAATTCAAATAGATACGCTTCAGCCCTCAGCCTAAATACCTGAGGGGAACGGTGTCGGTTCAGCAAATTGACAAACAGGTGATTTTGGCATCGCCGATGGATATACGGCATTATCGTGTTTCGCTCGTGCAAGGACCCTTGGGAAATCATTCGCTTTCTGCTATTCGCTTATCTGCTATTGCAAGGGGTGTGCTTATTTGTTATAATTCGGTTCCCTTGTTGGCAATGCAGTAACCCGTTATTTTCCATAGGATGCTGCTGGTTCACCCTCCCCTTTGCTCCCCTCCCCTCATCAGGGAAGGGGGCAGATACGAGAACATTATTGGAGCCATGACTTTGTTGACCTCTTCTCAGATGACACCGCCCGCTTCACCAAATAGATTTGACGACTTCTTTCGAGATAAGGCATATCTCTCGCTTAAAACCAGTCTGTTTAATTACCGGTTCCGAAAGTGGAAGATAGTGAAGCATGTGCCTGCGTCAGGGAGTATTCTTGATATCGGATCAGGGACCGCTCCAGTCAGTCCGGATCTGCACAGGACGGTAGTGGCGGACGTCTCGGAGGAAGCAATGAGGAATGTTGAGTGCGCGTCGAAAGTAGTAACGTCAATTACCGCGATGTCATTCGAAACGGCCTCTTTTGATTGC comes from Nitrospirota bacterium and encodes:
- a CDS encoding tetratricopeptide repeat protein — encoded protein: MSLIDRKSSFSFSILALLASLLLVYSSARGDDSVKAMKEAVATQPATTIEHAGNLDGEIAAARMRVKEDPSNASVHVGLAVLLVKKGALDEAMFSFDEALKLNPHAHEAKTGRGIVLARRGNLQEAEAVLKDALILNPNPVRTHYELGLVYEKLGDLEKAVAEFKEGIRKHEQGR
- a CDS encoding cytochrome C, producing MEKKLLFFAAFVIFLFLLLTQRHDGRAFGAGNDTKESCVTAKCHATMGKDKFVHGPVAGGECDSCHKKTGKHAFAPITNVGKLCYECHEQMTGQKVVHSPVKEGKCTKCHDPHQSPNKFQLRAAGGDLCFRCHDKAMAGGKFVHGPVAAGSCGTCHAPHQSDNPKLLMAKGNDVCFTCHTDKADAAKSAKFTHAPVQEACINCHSPHSGNFQYNLKADGNRDLCYTCHADKQQDIKEATTPHKALDQERKCLTCHDPHFSNYVKQLIKQPVDLCLSCHDREYSGQNGTIANIKATLANNSDHHGPIKQGDCSGCHNPHGSRNFRILRENFPELFYAGYNPDNYKLCFMCHEKSIAKDETTKTLTNFRNGDRNLHFVHVNKFVKGRTCRACHDAHATNNPKHIRDKVPFAKWQLPIGFTKTKTGGTCLPGCHQRFSYDRDKAVVNKPAAVAR
- a CDS encoding redoxin domain-containing protein — translated: MSNQGRSVAAMVSRMNRIVLFTVLMFYGVLSFAPAAATLQTLQTGMEAPDFSLKTIADETKTFEAVKGEKLTVLVFWSTWSTKSEKILKRMQQLHERYKGQGLSIIAVNVDDQQLSTETLAEIRTVSEKLKISFPMLVDHGLVAFHDYGVIALPSTVIMDKDRMIKDELSGYPLVGSEAMVDFIISTIEGKKIAVVEGKVRYQPNKNALRFYNMGKTTLRSKRMAETAEMWFKKAIEADTAFVLPHLSLGKMYLQRGDTALARAEYKEALARAPEHPIALCELGLILINEGKAKEGAALFDAARKVEESYTPCYYYAGYAHGKEGRMEDALKLFNEAKKLNPFDYNIFVYQGKVFQAQKDREKAFDAYKKALEIILHLD